One segment of Solanum stenotomum isolate F172 chromosome 1, ASM1918654v1, whole genome shotgun sequence DNA contains the following:
- the LOC125859622 gene encoding probable serine/threonine-protein kinase PBL3 encodes MGNCSGKSSKLAHASSSLFFDSNSGSSSVKKEQFHSHKHSFHNSFCSNDSFVPSNLKSFTYNELKNATRNFRADSLLDEGGFSYVFKGWIDENTFAPCKPGSGMVVAVKKLNPGSFQGHREWLAEVNYLGLLYHENLVKLIGYCAELDNRLLVYEVMSKGSLENHLFKSESNDLFTFIIPWATRMCIAVDVARGLSFLHGLEANVIYRDLKASNILLDSDFNAKLSAFGLARDGPSGGRTHVSTRVFGTTGYAAPEYLASGHLTPKTDVYSYGVVLLELLSGKRSMGAENAGGADEKLVEWAKPFISDSRRVLRIMDTRLGGQYSKKGAQAAASLVLRCLDVDPKLRPTMDEVLATLELVQAPKDVMKSSQQIKQSR; translated from the exons AGCAGTGTGAAAAAGGAACAGtttcattctcataaacacTCATTTCATAACAGTTTTTGctcaaatgattcatttgttCCAAGCAACCTCAAGTCATTTACCTACAATGAACTGAAAAATGCAACTAGGAACTTTCGAGCTGATAGTCTTCTTGACGAAGGAGGTTTTAGTTACGTCTTCAAAGGATGGATAGATGAGAA TACTTTTGCTCCTTGCAAACCAGGAAGTGGTATGGTTGTAGCTGTCAAGAAACTTAACCCCGGAAGCTTCCAAGGGCATAGAGAATGGCTT GCAGAGGTTAACTACTTAGGGCTGCTTTACCATGAAAATCTAGTGAAGTTAATTGGATATTGCGCGGAGCTTGATAACAGACTTCTTGTTTATGAAGTCATGTCAAAAGGAAGTTTGGAAAATcatttatttaaaagtgagtcAAATGATCTCTTTACCTTT ATTATACCTTGGGCTACACGAATGTGTATTGCAGTAGATGTTGCACGAGGCTTGTCTTTCTTACACGGCCTTGAAGCAAATGTTATTTACCGCGATCTCAAGGCTTCAAACATACTACTTGATTCA GATTTCAATGCCAAGCTATCGGCTTTTGGTCTGGCAAGAGATGGTCCTAGTGGAGGCAGAACTCATGTCTCGACAAGAGTTTTTGGTACTACTGGTTATGCTGCACCAGAATATCTTGCATCAG GTCACTTGACACCAAAGACTGATGTTTACAGCTATGGAGTTGTTCTACTAGAGTTGCTATCCGGAAAACGATCAATGGGTGCTGAAAATGCAGGAGGTGCTGATGAGAAATTGGTGGAATGGGCAAAACCATTCATAAGTGATAGTAGGAGAGTGTTGAGAATAATGGACACAAGGTTGGGAGGACAGTACTCAAAGAAAGGTGCACAAGCTGCAGCTTCCCTTGTCCTGAGGTGCCTCGACGTCGATCCAAAACTTAGGCCAACCATGGATGAGGTTCTAGCTACACTAGAACTTGTACAAGCACCAAAAGATGTCATGAAGAGCTCACAACAGATCAAACAAAGCAGATGA
- the LOC125870277 gene encoding COP9 signalosome complex subunit 2-like — MGSDADMEDYGFEYSDEEQEEQDVDIENQYYNSKGMVETDPKGALEGFAEVVHMEPEKAEWGFKALKQTVKLYYKLGKFKEMMDSYREMLTYIKSAVTRNYSEKCINGIMDFVSGSASQNFGLLQEFYQTTLKALEEAKNERLWFKTNLKLCKIWFDMGEYGRMSKILKELHKSCKKEDGTDDEKKGTQLLEVYAIEIQMYTETKNNKKLKELYNKALSVKSAIPHPRIMGIIRECGGKMHMAERKWAEAATDFFEAFKNYDEAGNHRRIQCLKYLVLANMLMESEVNPFDGQEAKPYKNDPEILAMTNLIAAYQRNEILEFEKIIKSNRRTIMDDPFIRNYIEDLLRKVRTQVLLKLIKPYTRIRIPFISKELNVPEKDVEDLLVSLILDNRIDGHIDQVNGLLECRDRSKGMKKYTAIDKWNTQLRSLYQTVGNKVC, encoded by the exons ATGGGTTCTG ATGCGGATATGGAGGATTATGGATTCGAGTATTCGGACGAGGAGCAGGAAGAACAAGATGTTGATATAGAGAATCAGTACTACAATTCCAAAg GTATGGTCGAAACTGATCCCAAAGGAGCACTTGAGGGTTTTGCTGAAGTAGTACATATGGAACCTGAGAAGGCAGAGTG GGGATTTAAAGCTTTAAAGCAAACTGTTAAGCTTTACTATAAGCTAGGGAAGTTCAAGGAAATGATGGATTCTTATAGAGAAATGCTTACCTACATAAAATCAGCAGTGACACGGAACTATAGTGAGAAGTGTATAAACGGTATCATGGATTTTGTTTCTGGATCAGCTAGTCAGAACTTCGGCCTTCTGCAAGAGTTCTACCAGACAACACTGAAAGCCCTTGAAGAGGCTAAGAATGAG AGGTTGTGGTTCAAGACGAATCTAAAGCTTTGCAAGATTTGGTTTGACATGGGGGAATATGGACGAATGAGCAAG ATTTTGAAAGAGCTCCACAAATCTTGTAAAAAAGAAGATGGCACTGATGATGAGAAGAAAGGGACACAATTGTTGGAGGTATATGCAATTGAGATTCAAATGTATACAGAgacaaaaaacaacaaaaaactgAAG GAACTGTACAACAAAGCACTTTCAGTCAAATCGGCTATTCCTCATCCAAGAATAATGGGAATCATTCGTGAATGCGGAGGTAAAATGCATATGGCAGAGAGAAAGTGGGCAGAGGCAGCTACAGACTTCTTTGAAGCTTTCAAGAACTATGATGAAGCTGGGAATCATAGGCGTATCCAGTGCCTCAA GTACTTGGTCCTGGCAAATATGCTGATGGAGTCTGAAGTTAACCCTTTTGATGGCCAAGAAGCTAAACC TTACAAAAATGACCCTGAGATCTTGGCCATGACAAACCTTATCGCAGCATATCAACGAAATGAGATCTTAGAGTTCGAGAAAATTATTAAG AGTAATAGACGGACAATAATGGATGACCCTTTCATTCGGAATTACATTGAAGATCTTTTAAGGAAGGTCAGAACACAGGTTTTACTGAAGCTCATCAAGCCTTACACAAGAATCCGGATTCCCTTCATATCCAAG GAGCTGAATGTGCCAGAAAAAGATGTTGAGGACTTGTTGGTCTCACTAATCTTGGATAACCGGATTGATGGCCACATTGATCAAGTGAACGGGCTGCTAGAGTGTCGCGACAG ATCAAAAGGGATGAAGAAGTACACTGCCATTGATAAATGGAACACACAGCTAAGGTCCCTCTACCAAACTGTTGGCAACAAAGTATGTTGA
- the LOC125870285 gene encoding CBL-interacting serine/threonine-protein kinase 3-like, with the protein MNRTKIKRRVGKYEVGRTIGEGTFAKVKFAKNSETGEHVAIKILDKDKVLKHKMAEQIKREIATMKLIRHPHVVQLYEVMGSKTKIFIILEFVTGGELFDKIVNHGRMREEEARKYFQQLIHTVDYCHSRGVYHRDLKPENLLLDASGDLKVSDFGLSALSQQVRADGLLHTTCGTPNYVAPEVLNDRGYDGATADLWSCGVILFVLLAGYLPFDDSNLMNLYNKISAAEFTCPPWISFGAMKLITRILDPNPMTRITVPEILEDEWFKKDYRPPVFDEIEDANLDDVEAVFKDSEEYHVTERREEKPTSMNAFELISMSQGLNLGNLFDEQGFKRETRFTSKCPANEIISKIEEAAKPLGFDVHKKNYKMRLQNLKAGRKGNLNVSTEVFQVAPSLHMVEVRKSKGDTLEFHKFYKNLSTCLDNVVWKTEQDMEEKK; encoded by the exons ATGAATCGGACAAAGATCAAGCGTAGAGTTGGTAAATATGAAGTTGGAAGGACAATTGGTGAGGGAACGTTCGCGAAAGTCAAGTTTGCGAAGAATTCAGAGACGGGAGAACATGTGGCGATCAAGATTCTCGATAAAGATAAGGTCCTTAAGCACAAAATGGCTGAACAG ATAAAGCGGGAAATAGCTACAATGAAGTTAATCAGACATCCTCATGTTGTACAGTTATACGAG GTTATGGGAAGCAAGACaaagatatttattattttggagTTCGTTACAGGTGGAGAGTTATTCGATAAAATT GTAAATCATGGACGAATGCGTGAAGAAGAGGCAAGGAAGTATTTTCAGCAACTTATTCATACTGTTGATTATTGCCATAGTAGGGGAGTTTATCACCGAGATCTAAAG CCTGAAAATTTACTGTTGGATGCTTCGGGTGACCTTAAGGTTTCTGATTTTGGATTGAGTGCTCTGTCCCAGCAAGTCAGG GCTGACGGTTTACTGCATACCACTTGCGGAACTCCGAACTATGTTGCACCTGAG GTACTCAATGACCGAGGATACGATGGGGCAACGGCAGACCTCTGGTCGTGCGGAGTCATACTCTTTGTACTGCTTGCAGGTTACTTGCCTTTTGATGACTCCAATCTTATGAACCTCTATAACAAA ATCTCTGCTGCTGAATTTACGTGCCCACCTTGGATCTCTTTTGGTGCAATGAAGTTGATTACTCGCATCTTGGATCCGAATCCTATGACA CGTATTACCGTACCTGAAATTTTGGAGGATGAATGGTTTAAGAAAGATTATAGACCACCTGTTTTCGATGAAATAGAAGATGCAAACCTGGATGATGTCGAAGCAGTCTTCAAGGACTCCGAA GAATATCACGTAAcggagagaagagaagagaagccAACTTCCATGAATGCATTCGAGTTGATCTCTATGTCACAAGGGCTTAACCTTGGCAATCTCTTCGACGAACAG GGATTCAAGAGAGAAACAAGGTTCACGTCTAAATGTCCGGCCAATGAGATAATCAGTAAGATTGAAGAAGCTGCTAAGCCTCTCGGTTTTGACGTTCACAAAAAGAACTACAAG ATGAGGCTCCAGAATCTGAAAGCCGGAAGAAAAGGGAACCTTAATGTTTCCACTGAG GTGTTTCAAGTTGCTCCTTCTCTTCATATGGTCGAGGTGCGGAAGTCAAAAGGAGACACTTTGGAATTCCACAAG TTCTACAAGAATCTTTCAACCTGCCTAGATAATGTTGTATGGAAAACTGAACAGGACAtggaagaaaagaaatga